In Geitlerinema sp. PCC 9228, a single genomic region encodes these proteins:
- a CDS encoding acylneuraminate cytidylyltransferase family protein, with product MAKIAALVPMRHSSERVPGKNYRDFAGVPLYHRIVRSLLDCSLIDEVVIDTDSPVIFEDASKHFPEVKLLERPEHLRAGTVPMNDVLLNDVKQVEADYYLQTHSTNPLLRSPTIQQAVETFLDSYPMYDSLFGVTRWQTRLWDGLARAVNHNPNILLRTQDLPPIYEENSCLYIFTRNILESKHNRIGDRPFLFEIDRIEAVDIDEELDFQLAEFLYEKREKAA from the coding sequence ATGGCAAAGATTGCGGCTTTGGTACCTATGCGCCACAGTAGCGAACGAGTACCGGGGAAAAATTATCGAGATTTTGCTGGGGTTCCCCTATACCACCGTATTGTTCGCAGTTTGCTGGATTGTTCGCTTATTGATGAGGTAGTTATCGATACCGATAGTCCGGTCATTTTTGAAGATGCTAGCAAACACTTTCCGGAAGTAAAGCTGCTAGAGCGTCCGGAACATTTACGCGCCGGTACGGTACCGATGAATGATGTTTTGCTGAACGATGTCAAGCAAGTGGAAGCAGATTACTACTTGCAAACCCATAGTACCAATCCTTTACTGCGATCGCCAACGATTCAGCAAGCAGTAGAAACGTTTTTGGATAGCTATCCCATGTACGATTCTCTATTTGGGGTGACGCGCTGGCAAACGCGCCTTTGGGATGGCTTGGCGAGAGCAGTCAATCACAATCCCAATATTTTATTGCGAACCCAGGATTTACCCCCTATTTATGAGGAAAATTCCTGTCTGTATATTTTTACGCGGAATATTCTAGAATCAAAACACAATCGGATTGGCGATCGCCCTTTTCTATTTGAAATCGATCGTATCGAAGCGGTGGATATTGATGAAGAGCTAGATTTCCAGCTAGCAGAATTTTTATACGAGAAGCGGGAGAAAGCTGCATGA